ACCGGTACCCCAGGTCGACGGCGTGCTGGAAGGCGCGCAGCGAGTTCTCGTAGCCGACGAGCTCCGGGTGGTCCGCGCCACCTCGGTGCGCCATGGCGATCGGGCCGTCGTGGTCGAGGTAGGGGTACACGAGTGAAAGTATGTACCGTTTGAGTGGTGACGGTACTCAGCCCCCGCCCCGACCTGTGGACCCTCGACCCTGGCGTGCTGCACCTCAACCACGGTTCGTACGGTGCGGTGCCGCGCCGGACCCAGGAAGTGATGGCCGCGCTCCGGGTGGAGATGGACGCGAACCCGATGGTGTGGTTCCGGAGCGTCGCCGACCGGCTGACCACCAGCCGTCTGGCGCTCGCTTCGTACCTGCAGGTCGACCCGGCCGGCTTCGTGCTGGTCCCGAACGCGAGCGCCGGCGTCACGGTCGCGCTCGCCACCCTGCCGATCCCGGCCGGCAGCAAGATCGTCCTCACCGATCACGCGTACGGCGCGGTGCGCTACGCCGCCGAGCGCTACGCGAAAGCGCATGGTGCGGAGGTGGACATCGTCGGCGTACCGCTTGAGGCCGATGACGCGACGGTCGTGTCCTTGATCGCCGACCGGTTGGACGGCGCGGCGATGCTGATCGTCGACCAGATCACGTCGGGCACCGCCAAGATCTTCCCGATCGAGGCGCTGGTCCCGGCGGCGCACGCGCGGGGCGTACCGGTCGTGGTCGACGGCGCGCACGCCCCGGCGCTGATCGACGCCCCGGCGAGCGCGAGCGCCGACTTCTGGACCGGCAACTTCCACAAGTGGCCGGCCGCGCCGCGGGCGACCGCGGGTCTGGTGGTGGCGGAACAGTGGCGTACGGCGTCGATGCCGCTGATCGTTTCCTGGTCCGAGTACGACGAGCGCCTGCCGGAGCGCTTCGACATGCAAGGTACGTACGACTACGTGCCGTGGATCGCCGCGCCTGAATCACTCCGCGTACTGTCCGACCTGGACTGGCCGGCCCGCCGCCCGCAATTGACCGCACTGGTCGAGGAGGGCGCGCGGCTGCTGGCCAAGGCGCTCGGCACCGGGATCGCCGAGGTCGGTCAGGCGCCGGCGACGATGCGGCTGGTCGAGCTGCCGTCCTCGGTCGACCTGTCCGGCGGCGAGGCGCTGAAGGCACGGGTGTCGCGCGAGCTGAAGGCCGAGATCACGCTGACCGGCTTCGAGGACCGTGGTTTCGTGCGGTTGTCGGCGCATGCGTACAACTCGCTCGCGGACTTCGAGAAACTGTCGGCGGGGCTGCCTAGAGTCCTGGCGTGAACGACATCCAAGGGTCATACGACGCCGCTGCCGCCGACTACCACGCGATCCTGCGGGACTACCACCGGCAGGACCCGTTCGAGCAGGGCGCGCTGGACTACTTCGCCGCGCTGGTCGAGGACGGTCCGGTCGGTGATCTCGGTTGCGGGACCGGCCGGATCACGACGCACCTGGCTGGGCGGGGTCTGGACGTGTTCGGCATCGACCTGACGCCGGGGATGATCGAGGTGGCCCGGCGGGAGTACCCGGAGTTGCGGTTCGAGGTCGGGTCGTTGTTCAACCTGGACCTGAAGGACGGCGAGCTCGCCGGGGCACTCGCCTGGTACTCGCTGGTTCACACTCCGCGCGAGGAACTGCCGGCGGTGTTCGCGGAGCTGTACCGGGTGCTTCGGCCGGGCGGTCACTTGGTGCACGGCTTCAAAGTGGGTGGTGGCCGCCGGCATCTCAGTCAGGGGTACAGGCATGACCTTGACCTTGAGGTTTACAGTTTCGCTGTCGCCGACGTCGCTGCATTGCTGGCCGGTGCTGGGTTCGTCGAGGTCGCGACGCTCACCCGCGCCGCGCTGCCCGCCGAGAAGGACGCCGGGCAGGCGGCGATGATCGTACGCAAACCGGATTGATGAGGCCGGCCAGGCAGTTCCCGGGACACTGAGGTCGAGCGAGTCGAGCTCGGCGAAGCACGTCCTGTACGTGAACTTGAGGGTGTTGGCGCTCGCGTTCAGGGAGACGTCGATCGACTGCTGCGTCCACGCCTCCCAGCCATACCCGGCCGG
The genomic region above belongs to Kribbella solani and contains:
- a CDS encoding aminotransferase class V-fold PLP-dependent enzyme, which codes for MTVLSPRPDLWTLDPGVLHLNHGSYGAVPRRTQEVMAALRVEMDANPMVWFRSVADRLTTSRLALASYLQVDPAGFVLVPNASAGVTVALATLPIPAGSKIVLTDHAYGAVRYAAERYAKAHGAEVDIVGVPLEADDATVVSLIADRLDGAAMLIVDQITSGTAKIFPIEALVPAAHARGVPVVVDGAHAPALIDAPASASADFWTGNFHKWPAAPRATAGLVVAEQWRTASMPLIVSWSEYDERLPERFDMQGTYDYVPWIAAPESLRVLSDLDWPARRPQLTALVEEGARLLAKALGTGIAEVGQAPATMRLVELPSSVDLSGGEALKARVSRELKAEITLTGFEDRGFVRLSAHAYNSLADFEKLSAGLPRVLA
- a CDS encoding methyltransferase domain-containing protein, giving the protein MNDIQGSYDAAAADYHAILRDYHRQDPFEQGALDYFAALVEDGPVGDLGCGTGRITTHLAGRGLDVFGIDLTPGMIEVARREYPELRFEVGSLFNLDLKDGELAGALAWYSLVHTPREELPAVFAELYRVLRPGGHLVHGFKVGGGRRHLSQGYRHDLDLEVYSFAVADVAALLAGAGFVEVATLTRAALPAEKDAGQAAMIVRKPD